The Procambarus clarkii isolate CNS0578487 chromosome 24, FALCON_Pclarkii_2.0, whole genome shotgun sequence genome includes a region encoding these proteins:
- the LOC138367982 gene encoding uncharacterized protein, whose amino-acid sequence MHKHCVPPLQKHSVPPLQKHSVPPLQKHSVPPLQKHSVPSLQKHSVPPLQKHSVPSLQKHSVPPLQKHSVPPLQKHSVPSLQKHNVPLLQKPIVPPLQRQNVPPLQKHNVPPLQKHIVPPQQKNNVPPLQKPTVSPQQKHNVPPLQKHSFPHLQKQNIPPLQKNSVPPLKKHNVPPLQKHIVPPLQKHSVSPLQKHSVPPLQKSSVTPQQKHSVPPLKKHSVPPLQKHSVPPTAETECSFSAEAQCFSPAEAQCSSPAEAQCSSPAEALCSSPAEAQCSYHAGAQCSSPAEAHCSSPAEAQCSSPAEAQCSSPAEKHSVPPMQKHNVPPLQKHNVPPLQKHNVTPLQKRIVPPLQKHSVPPLQKHSVPPLQEPNVPPLQKHSVPPLKEPKRSLLQKHNVPPLHRRIVPPLQKHNVLSLQKHNVLSLHEA is encoded by the exons ATGCACAAGCACTgtgttcctcccctgcagaagcacagtgttcctcccctgcagaagcacagtgttcctcccctgcagaagcacagtgttcctcccctgcagaagcacagtgttccttccctgcagaagcacagtgttcctcccctgcagaagcacaGTGTTCCTTCCCTACAGAAGCACAgtgttcctcccctgcagaagcacagtgttcctcccctgcagaagcacaGTGTTCCTTCCCTGCAGAAGCACAATGTTCCTCTCCTGCAGAAGCCCATTGTTCCTCCACTACAGAGGCAGAatgttcctcccctgcagaagcacaatgttcctcccctgcagaagcacattgttcctccccagcagaaaaacaatgttcctcccctgcagaagccCACTGTTTCTCCCCAGCAGAAGCacaatgttcctcccctgcagaagcacagttttcctcacctgcagaaGCAAAATATTCCTCCCCTGCAGAAGAACAGTGTTCCTCCCCTGAAGAAGCacaatgttcctcccctgcagaagcatattgttcctcccctgcagaagcacagtgtttctcccctgcagaagcacagtgttcctcccctgcagaagAGCAGTGTTACTCCCCAGCAGAAGCACAGTGTTCCTCCGCTGAAGAAGCACAGTGTTCCACCCCTGCAGAAGCACAGTGTTCCTCCCACTGCAGAAACCGAATGTTCCTTCTCTGCAGAAGCACAGTGTTTCTCCCCTGCAGAAGCACAgtgttcctcccctgcagaagccCAATGTTCTTCCCCTGCAGAAGCACTgtgttcctcccctgcagaagcacaGTGTTCCTACCATGCAGGAGCACAgtgttcctcccctgcagaagccCATTGTTCTTCCCCTGCAGAAGCACAgtgttcctcccctgcagaagcacaatgttcctcccctgcagaa AAGCACAGTGTTCCTCCCATGCAGAAGCacaatgttcctcccctgcagaagcacaatgttcctcccctgcagaagcacaATGTTACTCCCCTGCAGAAGCGCATTGTTCCACCCCTGCAGAAGCACAgtgttcctcccctgcagaaacacagtgttcctcccctgcaggagcccaatgttcctcccctgcagaagcacaGTGTTCCTCCCCTGAAGGAGCCCAAACGTTCTCTCCTGCAGAAGCACAATGTTCCTCCCTTGCACAGGCGCATTGTTCCACCCCTGCAGAAGCACAATGTTCTTTCCCTGCAGAAGCACAATGTTCTTTCCCTGCATGAAGCATAA
- the LOC138367983 gene encoding uncharacterized protein produces MKHNVPPLQRSIVPSLQKPIVRSLQKHILPPLQKHCVLPLQKHSVPPLQKHSVPPLQKHNVPLLQKPIVSPLQWQNVPPPAETQCSSLQKHNVPPLQKHIVPPQPNNVPPLQKNSVPLLQKHNVPPMQKNIVPPL; encoded by the coding sequence ATGAAGCACAATGTTCCTCCTCTGCAGAGAAGCATTGTTCCTTCCCTGCAGAAGCCCATTGTTCGTTCCCTGCAGAAGCACATTCttcctcccctgcagaagcacTGTGTTCTTCCCCTGCAGAAGCACAgtgttcctcccctgcagaagcacagtgttcctcccctgcagaagcacaATGTTCCTCTCCTGCAgaagcccattgtttctcccctaCAGTGGCAGAATGTTCCTCCCCCTGCAGAAACACAATGTTCCTCCCTGCAGAAGCacaatgttcctcccctgcagaagcacaTTGTTCCTCCCCAGCCGAacaatgttcctcccctgcagaagAACAGTGTTCCTCTCCTGCAGAAGCACAATGTTCCTCCCATGCAGAAGAACATTGTTCCTCCCCTGTAG
- the LOC138367984 gene encoding uncharacterized protein, with the protein MHNVHPLQKPKVSLLQKHNVPPLQKHRVPPLLEPIVPPMQKNSGRTLQKHNVSPLQEPKVSLLQKHNVPSLQKHNVPPLQKHCVPPLQKPIVPPLQKPIVPPLQKPIDPPLQKPIVPPLQKPIDPPLQKPNDPPLQKPIVPPLQKRIDPPLQKPIFPPLQKPIDPNLQEPIVPHLQKPIDPALQKHSVLPLQKHSVPPLQKHSVPPLQKPIIPPLQKHNMFLTCRSTVFLPCRSTVFLP; encoded by the coding sequence ATGCACAATGTTCATCCCCTGCAGAAGCCCAAAGTTTCTCTCCTACAGAAGCacaatgttcctcccctgcaAAAGCACAGAGTTCCTCCCCTGCTGGAGCCTATTGTTCCTCCCATGCAGAAGAACAGTGGTCGTACCCTGCAGAAGCACAATGTTTCACCCCTGCAGGAGCCCAAAGTTTCTCTCTTGCAGAAGCACAATGTTCCTTCCCTGCAGAAGCacaatgttcctcccctgcagaagcactgtgttcctcccctgcagaagcccattgttcctcccctgcagaagcccattgttcctcccctgcagaagccCATTGACCCTCCCCTACAGAAGCCCATtgttcctcccctgcagaagccCATTGATCCTCCCCTGCAGAAGCCCAATGATCCTCCACTGCAGAAGCCCATtgttcctcccctgcagaagcGTATTGATCCTCCCTTGCAGAAGCCCATTTTTCCTCCACTGCAGAAGCCCATTGATCCGAACCTGCAGGAGCCCATTGTTCCTCACCTGCAGAAGCCCATTGATCCTGCCCTGCAGAAGCACAGTGTTCTTCCCCTGCAGAAGCACAgtgttcctcccctgcagaagcacaGTGTTCCTCCTCTGCAGAAGCCCATTATTCCTCCACTGCAGAAGCACAATATGTTCCTCACCTGCAGAAGCACAgtgttcctcccctgcagaagcacaGTGTTCCTCCCATGA
- the LOC138367985 gene encoding uncharacterized protein, which translates to MFLPLQKHNVPPLQKYIVPPLQKHNVPPLQKHRVPPLLEPIVPPLQKHNVSPLQEPKVSLLQKHNVPSLQKHNVPHLQKPKVSLLQKHSVPPLQKHSVPPLHKNSVPPLQKPSVSPLQKHSVPPLQKHSVLPQQKHSVLPQQKHSVPALQKRIVPPLQKHIVPPLQKHSVSPLQEHSVPPLQKHSVTPQQKHSVPPLKKHSVPPLQKHSVPPTAETQCSFSAKAQCFSPAEPQCSSPAEAQCSSPAEAHCSSPAEAECSTPCRSTIFLPAEKYRVPPLQKHSVPPLQKHSVPPLQKHSVPPLQKPIVPPLQKHSLRPLQKPIVPPLQKPNVPPMQKHSVPLPEKHSVPPPLQKHSVLHLQKPNVLPMQKPIVPPMQKHSVPPLQKHSVPPVMKHNVPPLQMHNVPPLQNPKVSLLQKHSVPPLQKHSVPPLQKHSIPPLQKHNVPSLQKRTVPPLQKPIVPALQKHSVPPLMKRIVPPLQKPTKPIVPPMQKHSVPPLQKHSVPPMMKHNVPPMRMNNVPPLQKQNVPPLKKHIDPLLQKHNVPPLQKHNVPPLQKHNAPPLPMHSVPLLQKHRVPPLQKHRVPPLQKHNVLSMQKDCVHPLQKHSVPPLQKHSVPPLQKHSVPPLQSDNVHPLQKHNVPPLQKPIVPPQQKPNVPPLQKHRVPPLQKHNVLSFQKPDVPPLQEHKVSLLQNHNVRLLQKPIVPPLMKHNVPPRQKSIVPSLQKPIVRPQQKHILSPLQKHCVPPLQKHSVPPLQKHNVPPMQKHSIPPLQKHSVPPLKKHSVPPLQKHNVPLLQKPIVPPLQRQNVPPPAEIQCSSLQKHNVPPLQKHIVPPQQKNNVPPLQKPIVPPQQKHNIPTLQKHSVPPLQKHSFPHLQKHNIPTLQKHSVPPLQKHNAHPLQKHSVPPL; encoded by the exons ATGTTCCTTCCCCTGCAGAAGCacaatgttcctcccctgcagaagtacattgttcctcccctgcagaagcacaatgttcctcccctgcaAAAGCACAGAGTACCTCCCCTGCTGGAGCCTATtgttcctcccctgcagaagcacaATGTTTCACCCCTGCAGGAGCCCAAAGTTTCTCTCCTGCAGAAGCACAATGTTCCTTCCCTGCAGAAGCACAATGTTCCTCACTTGCAGAAACCCAAAGTTTCTCTCCTGCAGAAGCACAgtgttcctcccctgcagaagcacaGTGTTCCTCCCCTGCATAAGAACAgtgttcctcccctgcagaagccCAGTGTTTCTCCCCTGCAGAAGCACAgtgttcctcccctgcagaagcacaGTGTTCTTCCCCAGCAGAAGCACAGTGTTCTTCCCCAGCAGAAGCACAGTGTTCCTGCCCTGCAGAAGCGCATtgttcctcccctgcagaagcatattgttcctcccctgcagaagcacaGTGTTTCTCCCCTGCAGGAGCACAgtgttcctcccctgcagaagcacaGTGTTACTCCCCAGCAGAAGCACAGTGTTCCTCCCCTGAAGAAGCACAGTGTTCCACCCCTGCAGAAGCACAGTGTTCCTCCCACTGCAGAAACCCAATGTTCCTTCTCTGCAAAAGCACAGTGTTTCTCCCCTGCagaaccacagtgttcctcccctgcagaagcacagtgttcctcccctgcagaagccCATTGTTCTTCCCCTGCAGAGGCAGAATGTTCCACCCCCTGCAGAAGCACAATATTCCTCCCTGCAGAA AAATACAGAgttcctcccctgcagaagcacagtgttcctcccctgcagaagcacagtgttcctcccctgcagaagcacagtgttcctcccctgcagaagccCATTGTTCCACCCCTGCAGAAGCACAGTCTTCGTCCCCTGCAGAAGCCCATtgttcctcccctgcagaagccCAATGTTCCTCCCATGCAGAAGCACAGTGTTCCTCTCCCGGAGAAGcacagtgttcccccccccctgcaaaagCACAGTGTTCTTCACCTGCAGAAGCCCAATGTTCTTCCCATGCAGAAGCCCATTGTTCCTCCCATGCAGAAGCACAgtgttcctcccctgcagaagcacaGTGTTCCTCCCGTGATGAAGCACAATGTTCCTCCTTTGCAGATGCACAATGTTCCTCCTCTGCAGAATCCCAAAGTTTCTCTCCTGCAGAAGCACAgtgttcctcccctgcagaagcacagtgttcctcccctgcagaagcacagtattcctcccctgcagaagcacaATGTTCCTTCCCTGCAGAAGCGCACTGTTCCTCCCTTGCAGAAGCCCATTGTTCCTGCCCTGCAGAAGCACAGTGTTCCTCCCTTGATGAAGCGCATTGTTCCTCCCTTGCAGAAGCCCACT AAGCCCATTGTTCCTCCCATGCAGAAACACAGTGTTCCTCCCCTTCAGAAGCACAGTGTTCCTCCCATGATGAAGCACAATGTTCCTCCCATGCGGATGAacaatgttcctcccctgcagaagcaAAATGTTCCTCCCCTGAAGAAGCACATTGATCCTCTCCTGCAGAAGCACAATGTTCCTCCTTTGCAGAAGCACAATGTTCCTCCTTTGCAGAAGCACAATGCGCCTCCCCTTCCGATGCACAGTGTTCCTCTCCTGCAGAAGCACAGAgttcctcccctgcagaagcacagagttcctcccctgcagaagcacaATGTTCTTTCCATGCAGAAGGACTGCGTTCATCCCCTGCAGAAGCACAgtgttcctcccctgcagaagcacaGTGTTCCTCCCCTTCAGAAGCACAGTGTTCCTCCCCTGCAGAGTGACAATGTTCATCCCCTGCAGAAGCacaatgttcctcccctgcagaagcccattgttcctccccagcagaagcccaatgttcctcccctgcagaagcacagagttcctcccctgcagaagcacaATGTTCTTTCCTTTCAGAAGCCCGATGTTCCTCCCCTGCAGGAGCACAAAGTTTCTCTCCTGCAAAACCACAATGTTCGTCTCCTGCAGAAGCCCATTGTTCCTCCACTGATGAAGCACAATGTTCCTCCTCGGCAGAAAAGCATTGTTCCTTCCCTGCAGAAGCCCATTGTTCGTCCCCAGCAGAAGCACATTCTTTCTCCCCTGCAGAAGCACTgtgttcctcccctgcagaagcacagtgttcctcccctgcagaagcacaATGTTCCTCCAATGCAGAAGCACAGCAttcctcccctgcagaagcacaGTGTTCCTCCCCTGAAGAAGCACAgtgttcctcccctgcagaagcacaATGTTCCTCTCCTGCAGAAGCCCATTGTTCCTCCCCTGCAGAGGCAGAATGTTCCTCCTCCTGCAGAAATACAATGTTCCTCCCTGCAGAAGCACAATGTCcctcccctgcagaagcacattgttcctccccagcagaagaacaatgttcctcccctgcagaagccCATTGTTCCTCCCCAGCAGAAGCACAATATTCCTACCCTGCAGAAGCACAgtgttcctcccctgcagaagcacagttttcctcacctgcagaaGCACAATATTCCTACCCTGCAGAAGCACAGTGTTCCTCCACTGCAGAAGCACAATGCTCATCCTCTGCAGAAGCACAGTGTTCCTCCCCTGTAG
- the LOC138367986 gene encoding uncharacterized protein, with the protein MQKHTVSPLQKPNVPPLQQPNVPPLQKPNVPPLQKHRVPPLQKHNVPPLQKHNVSPLQKPNVQSLQKPNCPPLQKPNVPPLQKPNVPPLQKHNVPSLQKHSIPLLQKHGIPPLQKHKVSLLQKHNVPSLQKHSVPPLQKHSIPPLQKHNAPPLQKHIVPPLQKLIVPALQKHGVPPLMKHNVPPLQKSIVPALQKHSVSPLQKLNIPPLQKNSVPPLQKHSVPPPAEAHCSSSAEAECSSPCTSTMFLPAEAQYSSPAEAHCSSPAEAQCSTPAEAHCSSPAEARCSSPAEAQFSSPAEAQYSSPAEAQCSSPAEAQCSSPAEAQCSSPKPNVPPLQKPNDPPLQKHRVPSLQKHNVPPSQKPDVPLLQKHNVSPLQKHNVPPLQNHSVPPLQKHSVPPLQKHSVPPLQKHNVPLLQKHKVPPLQKHNVPVLQKHNVPLLQEPKKPIVPPLQKPSVPFLQKHSVPPLQKPIVPFLQKPIVPFLQKHSVPPLQKPIVPPLQKPSVPFLQKHSVPPLQKPIVPFLQKHSVPPLQKPIVPFLQKHSVPPLQKHSVPPLQKLNVPPLQKPNSSPLQKHSVLFLQKHNVPPLQKHSVPFLQKHNVPPLQKHSVPPLQKHSVPPLQKPNVPPLQKPNSSPLQKHNVPPLQKHSVLFLQKHNVPPLQKHSVLFLQKHNVPPMQKHSVPPMQKHSVPPLQKRFVPPLQKHSVPPMQKHSVPILEKHNVPPLQKHSVPPLQKHSVPPLQKLNVPPLQKHNVPSLQKHSVPALQKHSVPPMQKHSVPPLEKHNVPPLQKHSVPPLQKHSVPPLLKHNVPPLQKHSLPPLLKHNVPPLLKHSVPPLQKHSVPPVQKHSVPPLQKHNLPHLLKYNVPPLLKHSVPPLQKHSVPPLQKHSVPPLQKHSVPPLQKHSVPPMQKHNIPPLQKHNLPHLLKYNVPTLQKHSLPPLLNHNVPPLQKHSVPPLLNHNVPPLQKHSVPPLLNHNVPPLLKHSLPPLQGSEPRFWHSTHHHQY; encoded by the exons ATGCAGAAGCACACTGTTTCTCCCCTGCAGAAGcccaatgttcctcccctgcagcagcccaatgttcctcccctgcagaagcccaatgttcctcccctgcagaagcacagagttcctcccctgcagaagcacaatgttcctcccctgcagaagcacaATGTTTCTCCCCTGCAGAAGCCCAATGTTCAGTCCTTGCAGAAACCCAATTGTCCTCCCCTGCAGAAGcccaatgttcctcccctgcagaagcccaatgttcctcccctgcagaagcacaATGTTCCTTCCCTGCAGAAGCACAGTATTCCTCTTCTGCAGAAGCACGGAAttcctcccctgcagaagcacaAAGTTTCTCTCCTGCAGAAGCACAATGTTCCTTCCCTACAGAAGCACAgtgttcctcccctgcagaagcacagtattcctcccctgcagaagcacaATGCTCCGCCCCTGCAGAAGCACATtgttcctcccctgcagaagcTCATTGTTCCTGCCCTGCAGAAGCACGGTGTTCCTCCCCTGATGAAGCacaatgttcctcccctgcagaaAAGCATTGTTCCTGCCCTGCAGAAGCACAGTGTTTCTCCCCTGCAGAAGCTCAATATTCCTCCCCTTCAGAAGAACAgtgttcctcccctgcagaagcacaGTGTTCCTCCCCCTGCAGAAGCCCATTGTTCCTCCTCTGCAGAGGCCGAATGTTCCTCCCCCTGCACAAGCACAATGTTCCTCCCTGCAGAAGCACAATAttcctcccctgcagaagcacaTTGTTCCTCCCCAGCAGAAGCACAATGTTCCACCCCTGCTGAAGCCCATTGTTCCTCCCCAGCAGAAGCACGatgttcctcccctgcagaagcacagttttcctcacctgcagaaGCACAATAttcctcccctgcagaagcacagtgttcctcccctgcagaagcacaatgttcctcccctgcagaagcacaATGTTCCTCCCCT AAGcccaatgttcctcccctgcagaagccCAATGAtcctcccctgcagaagcacaGAGTTCCTTCCTTGCAGAAGCACAATGTTCCTCCCTCTCAGAAGCCCGATGTTCCTCTCCTGCAGAAGCACAATGTTTCTCCCCTGCAGAAGCacaatgttcctcccctgcagaaTCACAGTGTTCCTCCTCTGCAGAAGCACAgtgttcctcccctgcagaagcacagtgttcctcccctacagaagcacAATGTTCCACTCCTGCAGAAGCACAAAgttcctcccctgcagaagcacaATGTTCCTGTCCTGCAGAAGCACAATGTTCCTCTTCTGCAGGAGCCCAAA aagcccattgttcctcccctgcagaagccCAGTGTTCCTTTCCTGCAGAAGCACAgtgttcctcccctgcagaagccCATTGTTCCTTTCCTGCAGAAGCCCATTGTTCCTTTCCTGCAGAAGCACAgtgttcctcccctgcagaagcccattgttcctcccctgcagaagccCAGTGTTCCTTTCCTGCAGAAGCACAgtgttcctcccctgcagaagccCATTGTTCCTTTCCTGCAGAAGCACAgtgttcctcccctgcagaagccCATTGTTCCTTTCCTGCAGAAGCACAgtgttcctcccctgcagaagcacagtgttcctcccctgcagaagcTCAATGTTCCTCCCTTGCAGAAGCCCAATTCTTCTCCCCTGCAGAAGCACAGTGTTCTTTTCCTTCAGAAGCacaatgttcctcccctgcagaagcacaGTGTTCCTTTCCTTCAGAAGCacaatgttcctcccctgcagaagcacagtgttcctcccctgcagaagcacagtgttcctcccctgcagaagccCAATGTTCCTCCCTTGCAGAAGCCCAATTCTTCTCCCCTGCAGAAGCacaatgttcctcccctgcagaagcacaGTGTTCTTTTCCTTCAGAAGCacaatgttcctcccctgcagaagcacaGTGTTCTTTTCCTTCAGAAGCACAATGTTCCTCCAATGCAAAAGCACAGTGTTCCTCCCATGCAGAAGCACAgtgttcctcccctgcagaagcgctttgttcctcccctgcagaagcacaGTGTTCCTCCCATGCAGAAGCACAGTGTTCCTATCCTAGAGAAGCacaatgttcctcccctgcagaagcacagtgttcctcccctgcagaagcacaGTGTTCCACCCCTGCAGAAGCTcaatgttcctcccctgcagaagcacaATGTTCCTTCCCTGCAGAAGCACAGTGTTCCTGCCCTGCAGAAGCACAGTGTTCCTCCCATGCAGAAGCACAGTGTTCCTCCCCTGGAGAAGCacaatgttcctcccctgcagaagcacagtgttcctcccctgcagaagcacaGTGTTCCACCCCTGCTGAAGCACAATGTTCCTCCTCTGCAGAAGCACAGTCTTCCTCCCCTGCTGAAGCACAATGTTCCTCCCCTGCTGAAGCACAgtgttcctcccctgcagaagcacaGTGTTCCTCCCGTGCAGAAGCACAGTGTTCCACCCCTGCAGAAGCACAATCTTCCTCACCTGCTGAAGTACAATGTTCCTCCCCTGCTGAAGCACAgtgttcctcccctgcagaagcacagtgttcctcccctgcagaagcacagtgttcctcccctgcagaagcacagtgttcctcccctgcagaagcacaGTGTTCCTCCCATGCAGAAGCACAATATTCCTCCCTTGCAGAAGCACAATCTTCCTCACCTGCTGAAGTACAATGTTCCTACCTTGCAGAAGCACAGTCTTCCTCCCCTGCTGAACCacaatgttcctcccctgcagaaACACAGTGTTCCTCCCCTGCTGAACCacaatgttcctcccctgcagaaACACAGTGTTCCTCCCCTGCTGAACCACAATGTTCCTCCCCTGCTGAAGCACAGTCTTCCTCCCCTGCAGGGAAGTGAACCCCGCTTCTggcattccacccaccaccaccaatattaa